TGCAAAATGTTGAAGAAGCGCAGGCTTTGATTGAAAAATATGCAAGCGAATGGGGAATGGACTTTTCGCTTTATACTGTGTTGGATGTAAATGGTAAAAAAGAGGCGGTTTCAAGCTATTTAAAATTCCGCGGTACGGATGAAGACCTTGCACAAGCAAAAGCAAGCTTTAAGGATGCAGTAAGTGCATCGGCACTCTGCAACTATTCGGGTGATTTTGACGATTTGCTGACAGGCACCCATGCCGAATATACCGGATTAAATCAAAATGAAGTGTATGTGAAGTTTGCTCCTCGTCTGGACATGAAACGGCTTGGGGAACGCATGAAATCACAAAGCTTTGCAAACGGTGCGGAAATTCAGACCAAATTCAGCACAGAAATTGCACTTTTGATGGTTGAAAAAGCACAAAGCTGGTTTGAGGTAAAAGAAGCTGTGGATGTTTTAGCACCGATTTTAGGCTTGGATAACAGTACATTCAACCAAAATCAGCAGGATATCGGAAATGTGCTTGTTGGAAATGTTTATACGGCAGAAAGCTTTAAAGAAGTGTTTGCGCAGGAAACACAGAAAATGCAGAGCGGTGTCCGCGTGGTGTTTGACGACGTGGTTTCCGAGACACTCTGGGCAAACAACAGCGTAAATGCCCTTTATGATATGGGGATTGTAAGCGGTACGAGTGATACCACTTTTGAACCGAACGGTAATGTAACCCGCGAACAGTTTGCAAAAATGCTGGTTTCTATGTTAGGGGATAACGAATTCGTAGCAGGAAACAGTTTTGCAGATGTTCCTGAAACCGAATGGTTTGCACCGTACGTTTCCACCGCAAAAGAAATCGGATTGGTAAACGGTGTGTCCCCGACAGAATTCGGTGTAGGACAAAACATCACCCGAGAGCAGATGGCGGCAATGATTTACCGTGCAGGAAACCTTCTGGGATATGTGCCGAACGGTACACCCAAATCCTTTACCGATGCGATATCCATCTCCGATTATGCAGTAGAAGCAATAAATGCCTTAACGGCGGGCGGTGTAATCAACGGTATGTCGGACGGGTCTTTTGCACCGTCTGCTACCGCAACCCGTGCAGAGGCGGCTTGCATGATTTATAACATGGTGCGTGCGGTAAAGCACAGCCCTGACAATCAGACGGGTCTTAGAATTTTAGCAGGCATTCATCCGATGGTCAGCTACATGGAAAATTTTGACTGGTTCACGGAAAAGGATTATAAGGTAAGAGATTTAGCTTCTGTACCCGGCTGGTATTTCGTGCCGAACGGAAATTCCTACATTTCGGTGGTGAAAGCACCCGCAGGAAAGACGGATAAAGTGCCGTCGAATGGGGAAGCAAATGATATGGCAGTAAGAATTCAGGCGGACAATTCTACCGCTAGTGCATTCTTTGATACAGAGCCGTTTTTCCTTTCGGAAAATACATACGGAAACCTGCATACAGAGATGAATCTGCATCTTTCTTCTCAAAACACATCCGAAAAATACAAGGTATTTAACTTGTCGTTCATGTCTTATGCGGTGTACGCAGGGTCAAAGGATGTGCCTTTTATCTATTTTGCAGGCAACGGCGGTGTGTATTATTACGATCAGAACCAAAAAGGCGTTCGCTGCGGCAGTTATCCGCAAAACACCTGGATGCATGTCGCACTCGATATGGATACGGTAAAAAAGACCTTTACGCTTTACATTGACGGTGTTGCAATTGCAGAAAATGTTCCGTTTTCCAATCCTGATGTGTACTGGGACGGTTCTGATCCGAACGCAGAGTTTCGGAAAATCCGTATGCGTGTGGGTGTCATGCCCGATTCGGCAGGGGTATCCAGTGCGTATTTAGATGACATTGTCTGGGCAATGAAAGCGGATGCACCGGCAATACTTCTGGACAAGGCGCAAAGCGATAACAGCCGTATTGTGCTTTCTGTTCCTGAAAATATGAATGCAGAATCGCTGGAATATATTACAGTTTCCGTAAACGGTACAAAGATACAGGCAAGCGGAACACTTCAAAAAGATACATACATTCTCACATTACCCTCGGCTCTTCAGAGCGGAGATGTGGCTGAAGTTACAAT
The sequence above is drawn from the Clostridia bacterium genome and encodes:
- a CDS encoding S-layer homology domain-containing protein, yielding MKRFLCFVMIFSMLGGSVFASDNAKMSNGEQLSVGVEQGQTVLTLSGQAENPGQEVVVRLLKPGVTALTSADDILYQKQSTTDDSGAFAFRVQISKNTPSGTVCGAVLYEDGKKSDFTFEYKSGSDIEEAFDKLKQLQNVEEAQALIEKYASEWGMDFSLYTVLDVNGKKEAVSSYLKFRGTDEDLAQAKASFKDAVSASALCNYSGDFDDLLTGTHAEYTGLNQNEVYVKFAPRLDMKRLGERMKSQSFANGAEIQTKFSTEIALLMVEKAQSWFEVKEAVDVLAPILGLDNSTFNQNQQDIGNVLVGNVYTAESFKEVFAQETQKMQSGVRVVFDDVVSETLWANNSVNALYDMGIVSGTSDTTFEPNGNVTREQFAKMLVSMLGDNEFVAGNSFADVPETEWFAPYVSTAKEIGLVNGVSPTEFGVGQNITREQMAAMIYRAGNLLGYVPNGTPKSFTDAISISDYAVEAINALTAGGVINGMSDGSFAPSATATRAEAACMIYNMVRAVKHSPDNQTGLRILAGIHPMVSYMENFDWFTEKDYKVRDLASVPGWYFVPNGNSYISVVKAPAGKTDKVPSNGEANDMAVRIQADNSTASAFFDTEPFFLSENTYGNLHTEMNLHLSSQNTSEKYKVFNLSFMSYAVYAGSKDVPFIYFAGNGGVYYYDQNQKGVRCGSYPQNTWMHVALDMDTVKKTFTLYIDGVAIAENVPFSNPDVYWDGSDPNAEFRKIRMRVGVMPDSAGVSSAYLDDIVWAMKADAPAILLDKAQSDNSRIVLSVPENMNAESLEYITVSVNGTKIQASGTLQKDTYILTLPSALQSGDVAEVTIGKWVGTQNGVINGTPRVLTYTVQ